The stretch of DNA TGTCGTGGATTAAGTTAATCAACTAACTAGTTCATGTTTCCAGATGTAATTATTATTGTGATCTTCACTAATGGCCCAAAATATTGCGAGTGATTAACGGATTATAACTAGAAAACACCATGCGACGTGAGGAGATTGCTTGATTGCTTGAAGGTGATCCTATAGAACTTAGTTTGTTATCGGTTATTTTGATAACttctcacttataaaaaaatgataacctctcgccctctctctccttctctctctctctctctctctctctctctctctctctctctctctccccccccccccccttcctttTTCTGGGGCGGTTCTTTAAGATAGCCGGTATGGTCTTGGGGAAAATGTTATTTATGCCTTGTGTTTTGTAGATAACATGGTTGATGGAAAAGTGGATCGGTTTTATCTCTGAGCAGAAACTACTTAGAGCTACATTTCATAGAAAGAAAACCTTAAACTAGAACTCAATCCCGAAAGCAACTCTAATCTGCTAGAGCTTTCTCTCTAGGCCTACACATCAGACCAGGCTGGAGGAAGGTTTTCATTTACACAAATAAGATTCTTGTAGTGGCCTTTACTTGAAGCAATCATTGCACAATCAAGTAGGATAAATGTTTGTAGCGAATGAGTCTTCTATATTTTCATAGTTTTTTACCTACAAAAAAAGCATGTTCATTCTTTTTCCATTCTGTAATCGTCTTTTGGCTTGTCATCCAGAGCTCTCCGTTACACTCTCTCACTCCTGTCATGTGGAATACATCTAAGCTTGTTgcattgtattttttattttgttcattttgttttctttggacGCCTTGTAATCTTGTCAAACTCTCTCATACACTGGTCCATCTTCTGCTTTAATTGACTTTTCATGCATGCACTTGTATCTAGAGTCTCTACTAATTGTAGATTTTTATGCTTATTTAAATGTGGCATAATGGCACAACACAATACGTAGGAATACTTGATGTCCACCTCCCTAGTTTATTCTTTCATGTTAATTTACATTCTTATATGCTGGTTCTTTGTCTTGGTCAGCTGAAAGTAAATCAACGAATGATACAAACAGAGACCAACCAGCAGCTCCAATTGTCTCATCCTCAGCCACTAGTAGTGCCGAAAGTAATTCATCCACTTCCAAACTTGAAGAGGAACTTAAAGTTGCGTCTCGTCTGCGGAAATTCTCATTTAATGATCTTAAGTTGGCAACGAGAAATTTTAGACCTGAGAGTCTTCTTGGCGAAGGTGGTTTTGGTTGTGTGTTCAAGGGGTGGATTGAAGAAAATGGAACTGCTCCTGTGAAACCCGGCACTGGGCTTACTGTTGCTGTTAAGACCCTCAACCATGATGGGCTTCAGGGCCATAAAGAATGGCTGGTTTGTAACTTTACTTTCCTACACATGAAATTTAAGCAACcattctctccttttttttttttccctaagttttggatttttttcttaattcattcaatatatttgcctctctctctctctctctctctctctctctctcaattctcaTATTACAGGCTGAAGTGAATTTTCTCGGTGATCTTGTTCATCCGAACCTGGTCAAACTTATAGGTTACTGCATTGAAGAGGACCAAAGACTGCTAGTATATGAGTTCATGCCTCGTGGAAGCTTGGAGAACCATTTATTTAGAAGTAGGTGACTGCCTTTTTGACACTTTATTGTCCTTTTTCCTTCaccatttcattttttgttcATAAATGTGACACCCTTTAGGCCTTTTTGAATAAAGGATCTTTCCATATAATTATAGGTTGGTTtcaaagttctctctctctccaatatACCTAGAGGCTGAATAAAGGATCTTTCCAATTGAATAAAgcatcaatttttaaaatattttcatcaaactAAAGTTTTAAATTCTTCAGGGGATTACATTCTCTCTCAAATATATCATGGATGTGATGGAATCTGTTGAATGGGAACCTTAAGTAGGGAAAAAAAGACATTTAGCTCTAAATTTTGGCAATATCATTTAGTAGGTAACTTATTTCTAAATGATATGGTGCAGTCTAGTGGTTAAAGGGTGGACTTACGATGAACTGTAGACCCAGACATCCTAGGTTTAGTCTGCAGTAGAAATTCATCTGGATTACCCATACACAGTTCTGGTGAGTGGAGTTGTGTATGCTGTAGACCCAGACATCCTAGGTTTAGTCTGCAGTAGAAATTCATCTGGATTACCCATACACAGTTCTGGTGAGTGGAGTTGTGTATGCTAACTTACAGTCAAAGCAGGTTTAAAATAGAGCATTCTTGGGCCTTTTCCGGAAAACATTCTGCAGAAATATTAATGCAGCTATGTTATTTAGATTCTCAATTAGACACCTTGAACTGAGTTTTGTGGTTAGATTCAGAAGGTCCTTGTCTAACATTCTGCTGATATTAGTCTGGAGATAAAGCTTCCTATGGAAGTCGTAATTCATATGTTTAAATACTGCTGTACCACTGAGGAACAATCTTAGAATTTCAAAAAACTTAGGATTAGATGGGGGCTCAGACACCGGTGccaatcgaaaaaaaaaattaagaatcttGGAAAGATCACTAACTGactcaaaacattttttgtacaagttacatggatgaaaaaagttagaaaaggaagaaacaaaGCTTCAAGAAATGTAGTACACCACAGCGTGATTTATgttaaatggtttttttttttgcaagcgATCTCTTAATGTTCTGTAGTATAGCCACCTCATGCTTACTATTTAAGAGTAGCATTTTGGAATTGTGGAGGCTCGTATCTGCTTTATTGGCAGGTGCTTCTATGTGACAATGCTCTGCCTTTACTTTGCATCCTTGTTTGATGTTCCCTGAATCACATGTTTTATATGCAGGGTCCTTGCCTCTCCCATGGTCAATTAGAATGAAAATTGCACTAGGTGCTGCAAAGGGTCTTGCTTTTCTTCACGAGGAAGCAGAAAGGCCAGTTATATATCGGGATTTTAAAACCTCCAACATCCTATTAGATGCAGTACGTAACTAAACCCAAGTCAACACAACAATTTACCCTTGATATCGTTCATCATTATAATAACATGCTCTTTCAGGACTTCAATGCAAAACTTTCTGATTTTGGACTCGCCAAAGATGGTCCCGAGGGTGACAAAACTCATGTTTCTACCCGTGTGATGGGAACCTACGGATATGCAGCCCCAGAATATGTCATGACTGGTAAGCGTTGATAAATTCATCCCCCCTTCCACACTCATGTTCTCATTCTTTCTCCCTTTACAATGGATGCATGCAGTAGTCATATTTCTGTTGAATGAGTAGGGTGGATTATGATCTTGCATTCTGTATAACTACATATAATGTGGCAGTTCTAAGCTTGTTGAATCTGAGGCTggaatttctttctctcaataATAGAATGTAAGAGATGAAATCTTCAAAGACTCTTATCTCTGAATGCATTGCTTCTGTTTGATGCATATGAATACACCTAATTGCAAAAGCATCAAATTCTTTGCATTGCCTGGCTCTTTCCAATCTTgtctcatgtattttttttttcccttaactAATTTATGTTTAGTAACTTGCTAAATCAGGTCCTATTTTTTTAGCTGTTTTAGATTGGCTTGGAGGCAATATGCCCTTTATGGCCTTGTTAAGTCAAATACAGGGCTCAGTACCGCAATGGTTGGGCAAAGGTCTATAGTTTCTTTAGTTTTGCTTTTAGGAAATAAGGGGGTGTAACCACTCCCTATGGTCAGTCATTTCCATGTTTGGTGTCTTGTGGAAGTCATACTTCCTTATTTTGTGTTTTACTTTTCATTGGCTGCATGAAAAATTTCTGGGATGCATTCAATGCTTATGCATGCTTTTGTTGCAGGACATCTTACATCAAGGAGTGATGTCTACAGTTTTGGTGTGGTTTTACTTGAAATGCTGAGTGGCAGAAGATCCATGGACAAAAACCGACCTAATGGTGAACATAACCTTGTAGAATGGGCTCGGCCACATCTAAGGGAGAGAAGAAGGTTCTACCGGTTGATAGACCCTCGGCTCGAAGGTCACTTTTCAATTGGAGGAGCCCAAAAAGCTGCACAACTGGCTTCTCACTGCCTTAGTCGGGATCCAAAAGCCAGACCCCTAATGAGTGAAGTTGTTGAAGCCTTGAAACCTCTGCCAAACCTCAAGGACATGGCAAGCTCATCATACTATTTTCAGACTATGCAAGCTGACCGAATTGGGTCCCCAAATGCTAGAAATGGCATCCGAACACAGGGAGGATCCTTTTCAAGGAATGGGCAGCAGCAGAGGAGCCTTTCCATGAATGGTTCCCATGCTTCTCCATATCACCATCAGTACCCTCACCAGTCTCCGAAACCCAATGGTAAACAATAAAATTGGCTGTgctagtttctctctctctctccaaccccTTGGcatcattcatttctttttgctCCTTCCTTGGTATGGATCGATCTTCTGTTAAATCAATTGTTCTTATAGAACCAAAAAGCAACAGAGAAATATGCTTGCTTTTATGTTGTTTAGAGTTGTGACCTCCCTACCGAGGAAGAATGTAAGGGCAGGTGAAGCTGATTGAGGAAAATGTGTATGCCAACCAATGTATTCCTCcagcttgtttggaaatagcgAAGTGTAACCCTCCcgttctcttctttctttttccttttgtccTTATCATCTCATTCTTGATTTAATGAAAGTGTGCCATGTTGTATGTTTCTCGTTGTTGTAACTTGTGGGATAGGGAGAGTGGCATCTTGTTTTTCTTGGCAAGGAGAGTGGtagcttaaaaaaataaaaatcgaagATTTACTGCTCAAATGGGAATGAGTGCTTGTAGGGTTGATTTTGGAGTGGTTGCTCAAAGATTTACGGCACATCAGGGTCACTCGTGTGGTCTTCATATACTACATGTTTAGCAATTAGGTAAATGGATTGTTCTAACCAAATCATGAATAAGTTTTAATTTCTACACACTATTACTATTTTAGGATACACGTTTAGAAACCCATAACCCCTTTGAAGAATTTCTCTATCCCTTAATCAAGAATGtgtaaaaaagtaaagaaattgTGTATACTTGGGAAAAACTTCTTGTCGAGAGTTTGTGCACTTTCGAGATTAGACAGGAGATTCTGTTTCTAGAcatccggtgccaataaaaaagaagaagtaacTATGCTTTGAATTAGCCGAGTAAAGTTTCACTCCTACCAAAGATAACAACATCCTCTGAATTCAATAATATTGCATCTCTTTTGGAGCAACAAACAGTAAACACCAATATTCCTTATTTATGTGGAGCTTTATGTCGCGTATTCCATCCACGTGCACGGTCTGTAACACGAGTGGTACGTTGGTTTATTTATGAATTGTGAGAGTAAAATCTGAAAGTTTGTAATATGACCTGTCAGTGTACACTACCCTCTTGTGCACTTCTCTCTTGTTATGAATTCTAggttagactattagtatttaaggattttttcaataataaaaaaaaagttttcccGGACTAAGAATTAATCATTCGAGTTTTTAGTATGGTTGTGAGTCAAAGTTATGGCTCAAACTCGATTTAAATGAGTGCTTATGGCTTTTCATTATCTAAGCTCCTCCTGTTCGACTCCTTGAGAGTAAGGTGCTACTAtagttatattcaaataatgAAACCACCTCTAGTTGCCCCCCTCCCTAccatttttactaaaaatatgctaattaaaaaaaaattaaaaatctcatcAAGCTTGTGATTGGATATGAATG from Juglans microcarpa x Juglans regia isolate MS1-56 chromosome 3S, Jm3101_v1.0, whole genome shotgun sequence encodes:
- the LOC121258221 gene encoding probable serine/threonine-protein kinase PIX7 isoform X2; this translates as MGLGGENGKVETWKVGKSKGAMKKKEEEEVEEMGEEDIGCWVRLRFLGSCISSRSKVDSSSSGTTAESKSTNDTNRDQPAAPIVSSSATSSAESNSSTSKLEEELKVASRLRKFSFNDLKLATRNFRPESLLGEGGFGCVFKGWIEENGTAPVKPGTGLTVAVKTLNHDGLQGHKEWLAEVNFLGDLVHPNLVKLIGYCIEEDQRLLVYEFMPRGSLENHLFRRSLPLPWSIRMKIALGAAKGLAFLHEEAERPVIYRDFKTSNILLDADFNAKLSDFGLAKDGPEGDKTHVSTRVMGTYGYAAPEYVMTGHLTSRSDVYSFGVVLLEMLSGRRSMDKNRPNGEHNLVEWARPHLRERRRFYRLIDPRLEGHFSIGGAQKAAQLASHCLSRDPKARPLMSEVVEALKPLPNLKDMASSSYYFQTMQADRIGSPNARNGIRTQGGSFSRNGQQQRSLSMNGSHASPYHHQYPHQSPKPNGKQ
- the LOC121258221 gene encoding probable serine/threonine-protein kinase PIX7 isoform X1, which codes for MGLGGENGKVETWKVGKSKGAMKKKEEEEVEEMGEEDIGCWVRLRFLGSCISSRSKVDSSSSGTTGNYAESKSTNDTNRDQPAAPIVSSSATSSAESNSSTSKLEEELKVASRLRKFSFNDLKLATRNFRPESLLGEGGFGCVFKGWIEENGTAPVKPGTGLTVAVKTLNHDGLQGHKEWLAEVNFLGDLVHPNLVKLIGYCIEEDQRLLVYEFMPRGSLENHLFRRSLPLPWSIRMKIALGAAKGLAFLHEEAERPVIYRDFKTSNILLDADFNAKLSDFGLAKDGPEGDKTHVSTRVMGTYGYAAPEYVMTGHLTSRSDVYSFGVVLLEMLSGRRSMDKNRPNGEHNLVEWARPHLRERRRFYRLIDPRLEGHFSIGGAQKAAQLASHCLSRDPKARPLMSEVVEALKPLPNLKDMASSSYYFQTMQADRIGSPNARNGIRTQGGSFSRNGQQQRSLSMNGSHASPYHHQYPHQSPKPNGKQ